A single window of Nocardia sp. NBC_01327 DNA harbors:
- a CDS encoding zinc-binding dehydrogenase, producing MRAVVMRNRKLVVDEVPDPVPGPGQVLVETIACGICGSDKAALDYTDDFLQASRDSGVPTFLFDPCRDMVMGHELSARVIGAGPDTPFVEGQNVVALPWALDTAGGIHGVGYSNDFPGGFGERMVLQAMALEPIPEHVPPHVAAMTEPLAVGFGNVARTGIGPEGTGIVIGCGPVGLGAVAALVERGVAPIVASDPSKLRREAALRLGAHRVVDPAVEDPVEVWGELASPGQQLHVWVCAGVPGLLNDLMYKVPRETKILQIGSVMTDDVIRPIVGIYKDISLQMCMVYPHEEYAKTLHRIADGVIDAESLVTTQVGFDGVADAIESLRHPDDHIQILVRPHL from the coding sequence ATGCGCGCGGTAGTCATGCGCAACCGGAAGCTGGTCGTCGACGAGGTCCCCGATCCCGTCCCCGGTCCCGGGCAGGTGCTGGTGGAAACCATCGCCTGCGGAATCTGCGGATCCGACAAGGCCGCACTGGATTACACCGACGATTTCCTGCAGGCGTCGCGGGACAGCGGTGTTCCCACCTTCCTCTTCGATCCGTGCCGCGACATGGTCATGGGTCACGAGCTGTCCGCCCGCGTCATCGGCGCGGGCCCCGACACCCCATTTGTCGAGGGGCAGAACGTGGTTGCCCTGCCGTGGGCGCTGGACACCGCCGGTGGAATCCACGGCGTCGGCTACTCCAACGACTTCCCCGGCGGCTTCGGCGAACGCATGGTGCTCCAGGCCATGGCCCTGGAGCCGATCCCCGAGCACGTGCCCCCGCACGTGGCCGCCATGACCGAACCGCTCGCCGTCGGCTTCGGCAATGTGGCGCGCACCGGCATCGGTCCCGAGGGCACCGGAATCGTCATCGGTTGCGGCCCGGTCGGTTTGGGTGCGGTCGCGGCCCTCGTCGAACGCGGCGTCGCCCCGATCGTGGCCTCCGATCCGTCCAAACTGCGCCGTGAAGCGGCACTGCGGCTGGGCGCGCACCGGGTGGTCGATCCGGCTGTGGAAGATCCGGTCGAGGTGTGGGGCGAACTGGCCTCCCCCGGCCAGCAGCTGCACGTCTGGGTCTGCGCCGGCGTCCCCGGCCTGCTCAACGACCTCATGTACAAGGTCCCGCGGGAAACCAAGATCCTGCAGATCGGCTCGGTCATGACCGATGACGTCATCCGCCCGATCGTCGGCATCTACAAGGACATCTCCCTCCAGATGTGCATGGTCTACCCCCACGAGGAATACGCAAAAACCCTGCACCGCATAGCCGATGGCGTCATCGACGCCGAATCCCTCGTCACCACCCAGGTCGGCTTCGACGGCGTGGCCGACGCCATCGAATCCCTCCGCCACCCCGACGACCACATCCAAATCCTGGTCCGCCCCCACCTGTAA
- a CDS encoding TetR/AcrR family transcriptional regulator, translated as MGARDRLIDSAIALMRCKGIAGTGISQLLEHSGISRRSVYLNFPGGKSELVAEATRTAGQASSALMRTLTAGADLATVIAAFPAMWREVVVSSDFSAGCPIVAAALGRSESPEAADVAGTTFLEWEGILADRLEAEAVEPEAARSLATTIVAAVEGAVIMSLATRSTDPLERAGKQMAQLVGMYTGKPVA; from the coding sequence ATGGGAGCGCGCGACCGCCTCATCGACAGCGCCATTGCTCTCATGCGCTGTAAAGGCATCGCCGGCACCGGTATTTCGCAGCTGCTCGAGCACAGCGGCATCTCCCGCCGCTCGGTCTACCTGAACTTCCCGGGCGGCAAATCCGAACTCGTCGCCGAGGCCACCCGCACCGCGGGTCAGGCCTCCAGCGCACTCATGCGCACCCTCACCGCGGGGGCGGATCTGGCCACCGTCATCGCCGCCTTCCCGGCCATGTGGCGGGAGGTCGTGGTCTCCAGTGATTTCTCGGCCGGCTGCCCGATTGTCGCCGCGGCGCTGGGTCGCAGCGAATCGCCGGAGGCGGCGGATGTGGCGGGAACGACCTTCCTCGAATGGGAGGGGATTCTCGCCGATCGCCTCGAGGCCGAAGCCGTCGAGCCCGAGGCGGCGCGGTCGCTCGCCACCACCATCGTGGCGGCCGTCGAGGGCGCGGTCATCATGTCACTGGCCACCCGCTCCACCGATCCGCTGGAGCGCGCCGGTAAGCAGATGGCTCAGCTGGTCGGCATGTACACCGGCAAGCCCGTCGCCTGA
- a CDS encoding nitroreductase family deazaflavin-dependent oxidoreductase, producing the protein MTTLHDPLPLASGQVLPNRIMKSALSEGLGTADNAPDERLERLYARWSAGGYGLIVTGNVMVDSRHCGEPGNVAMEDERHLGALTRWATVAKAGGSKVWVQLNHPGRQANPLVTRTRTVAPSAIGVSIPGIPAPRALAEDEILDIIRRFGTSARIAEAAGFDGVQIHGAHGYLVSQFLSPRSNQRTDDWGGDPKRRMRFVLEVVRSIRDAVSPGFGLGIKLNSADFQRGGFTEDESRAVIEQLSAERVDMIEISGGSYESPAMLDRPSTVSDSTRAREAYFLDYAESARAAAGSVPIAVTGGFRSRAAMSDAVATATCDMVGLGRPTAVFPAAAADLLTNGTETLRPPAITLGLPPRLAANSGLKAFDGALDLQWHTDQLHILGAGNDPDPDRSPWRTAVTMVRRNGFDAFRSKRSPAPRNATAREARKFQRERAIGRYVMNPAVRALGRIGVRTALATELETTGRKSGRPRTVPISLLFDESGAWGICQHGLRSGWGLNISANPNVRVRQGNRWRTGTAVLLPEDDVDARSRTFAPHPLLAPLARTAFAALETTPVTVRITFTDR; encoded by the coding sequence GTGACGACCCTGCACGATCCCCTGCCGCTGGCCAGTGGCCAGGTACTGCCGAACCGGATTATGAAATCAGCCCTGAGCGAGGGACTCGGCACCGCCGATAACGCCCCCGACGAACGGCTGGAACGACTCTACGCGCGCTGGAGCGCCGGTGGGTACGGGTTGATCGTCACCGGCAATGTGATGGTGGACAGCCGGCACTGCGGTGAACCGGGCAATGTGGCCATGGAGGACGAACGGCACCTCGGCGCGCTCACCCGCTGGGCCACGGTCGCCAAGGCCGGGGGCAGCAAGGTGTGGGTGCAGTTGAATCACCCTGGCCGCCAGGCGAATCCGCTCGTCACCCGGACTCGCACGGTAGCGCCGTCGGCCATCGGCGTGAGCATTCCGGGCATTCCCGCGCCGCGCGCGCTCGCCGAGGACGAAATCCTCGACATCATCCGGCGTTTCGGCACGTCCGCCCGAATTGCGGAGGCTGCCGGATTCGACGGCGTGCAGATTCACGGCGCACACGGATACCTGGTGTCGCAGTTCCTGTCGCCGCGCTCCAACCAGCGCACCGACGACTGGGGCGGCGATCCCAAGCGGCGCATGCGCTTCGTGCTGGAGGTGGTGCGCAGCATCCGCGATGCGGTGAGCCCCGGCTTCGGACTGGGCATCAAGCTCAATTCCGCGGACTTCCAGCGCGGCGGCTTCACCGAGGACGAGTCGCGCGCCGTGATCGAGCAGCTGTCCGCCGAACGCGTGGACATGATCGAAATCAGCGGCGGCAGTTACGAATCCCCGGCGATGCTGGATCGCCCGAGCACGGTCTCGGACAGCACGCGGGCGCGTGAGGCGTACTTCCTGGACTACGCCGAATCGGCGCGCGCCGCGGCGGGCAGCGTACCGATCGCCGTCACCGGCGGATTCCGTTCGCGCGCAGCCATGTCGGACGCCGTGGCCACCGCCACCTGCGATATGGTCGGCCTCGGCCGCCCGACCGCCGTCTTCCCCGCCGCCGCAGCGGATCTGCTCACCAATGGCACCGAAACCCTGCGGCCCCCGGCCATTACGCTCGGCCTGCCCCCGCGGCTGGCCGCCAATTCCGGTCTGAAAGCCTTCGACGGCGCACTCGATCTGCAGTGGCACACCGACCAGCTGCACATTCTCGGCGCGGGCAACGACCCCGACCCGGATCGTTCGCCCTGGCGCACCGCCGTAACCATGGTGCGCCGCAATGGTTTCGACGCCTTCCGCAGTAAGCGCTCCCCCGCCCCGCGCAATGCCACCGCCCGCGAGGCCCGCAAATTCCAGCGCGAACGCGCTATCGGCCGCTACGTCATGAACCCGGCCGTCCGCGCTCTCGGCCGCATCGGCGTCCGCACCGCCCTGGCCACCGAACTCGAGACCACCGGCCGCAAGTCCGGCCGGCCCCGCACCGTCCCCATCTCCCTGCTCTTCGACGAATCCGGCGCCTGGGGCATCTGCCAGCACGGCCTCCGCTCCGGCTGGGGTCTGAATATCTCCGCTAACCCGAATGTGCGTGTCCGCCAGGGCAATCGATGGCGCACCGGCACCGCCGTCCTCCTCCCCGAGGACGACGTGGACGCCCGTTCCCGCACCTTCGCACCCCACCCCCTGCTCGCTCCCCTGGCCCGCACCGCCTTCGCTGCCCTCGAAACAACCCCGGTCACAGTACGAATCACCTTCACCGACCGCTAG
- a CDS encoding VOC family protein, with protein sequence MAAFSSLGYVRARIADVEAWRKFAFDTIGFAEGTGPNPDSIYLRTDEHTYRLELVPGERDEVIAVGWQVADTRSLSLVRETLEKAGIAVTALSVAEAANRHVEEAISFVDLSGFTVEVFHGPLLDHTPVLTKYGARFVNGDLGLGHVVLPVRDIEDARKFYTEVLGFASRGSFRVGPPDHPIWIRFMGVNPRHHSLALIPGTRADGPGIVHIMVEVDSLDDVGRALDRVTKAGYHLSSTLGRHTNDKMISFYVRTPGNWDIEFGCEGALVGPDYVAEEMTADSYWGHEWARG encoded by the coding sequence ATGGCTGCTTTCAGCTCTCTCGGCTACGTCCGGGCCCGCATCGCCGATGTCGAGGCCTGGCGCAAGTTCGCCTTCGACACCATCGGTTTCGCCGAGGGGACCGGGCCCAATCCGGACTCGATCTACCTGCGCACCGATGAGCACACCTACCGGCTGGAATTGGTGCCCGGTGAGCGTGACGAGGTCATCGCGGTCGGCTGGCAGGTCGCCGACACCCGCTCGCTGAGTCTGGTGCGCGAGACCCTCGAGAAGGCCGGAATCGCCGTCACCGCGCTATCGGTGGCGGAGGCTGCGAACCGGCATGTCGAAGAGGCCATCAGCTTCGTCGACCTGTCCGGCTTCACCGTCGAGGTCTTCCACGGCCCGCTACTCGATCACACTCCGGTGCTGACCAAGTACGGTGCGCGGTTCGTCAATGGCGATCTGGGTCTCGGCCACGTGGTGCTGCCGGTCCGCGATATCGAGGACGCGCGCAAGTTCTACACCGAGGTCCTGGGTTTCGCCTCGCGCGGTTCGTTCCGCGTCGGCCCGCCCGACCATCCGATCTGGATTCGCTTCATGGGTGTGAACCCGCGCCACCACAGCCTCGCGCTGATTCCGGGCACGCGCGCGGACGGCCCGGGCATCGTGCACATCATGGTCGAGGTCGACTCGCTCGACGATGTGGGCCGGGCGCTCGATCGGGTCACCAAGGCGGGCTACCACCTGTCCTCCACGCTGGGCAGGCACACCAACGACAAGATGATCTCCTTCTATGTCCGCACCCCCGGCAACTGGGATATCGAATTCGGTTGCGAGGGAGCGCTTGTCGGCCCCGACTACGTCGCGGAGGAGATGACCGCGGACAGCTACTGGGGCCATGAATGGGCCCGCGGCTGA
- a CDS encoding ribokinase, whose product MARIVVVGSINMDLVTTVRRRPEPGETVSGEGFALVPGGKGSNQAIAARRAGGEVKFVGAVGDDVFADELRRVLHDAGVGVSRLRRVDGPSGVAAIVVDGNGENSIIVVGGANSRMTELEHADLEAIAAADVLLCQLEIPVPTVVAAARHARARGTTVVLNPSPVQELPDELWAQIDIAVVNEGEAAQFGSALDAVPHVITTLGADGAIYRGPDGITLPQPGVRVNVVDTTAAGDTFTGALAAHWHEGPEIALAWASTAGALATTKLGASASIPTRSEIERLLSR is encoded by the coding sequence ATGGCGCGGATTGTGGTGGTGGGCAGCATCAATATGGATTTGGTGACGACCGTGCGGCGGCGGCCAGAGCCCGGGGAGACGGTGTCCGGAGAAGGGTTCGCGCTGGTACCGGGCGGGAAAGGGTCGAATCAGGCGATCGCGGCGCGGCGGGCCGGGGGTGAGGTGAAGTTCGTGGGAGCCGTGGGCGATGACGTGTTCGCCGATGAGCTGCGGCGGGTGCTGCACGATGCGGGCGTGGGGGTTTCGCGCTTGCGGCGGGTGGACGGGCCCAGCGGGGTCGCGGCGATCGTGGTGGACGGTAACGGTGAGAACAGCATTATCGTGGTGGGCGGGGCCAATTCTCGGATGACCGAGTTGGAGCACGCGGACCTCGAGGCCATCGCGGCGGCGGATGTGCTGCTGTGCCAGTTGGAGATTCCGGTGCCGACAGTGGTGGCCGCGGCCCGGCACGCACGCGCCCGGGGAACCACGGTGGTGCTCAATCCCTCACCGGTACAGGAGCTTCCGGACGAACTGTGGGCGCAGATCGATATCGCGGTGGTCAATGAGGGTGAGGCCGCCCAGTTCGGATCGGCCCTGGACGCGGTGCCGCATGTGATCACCACACTCGGTGCGGACGGCGCGATCTACCGTGGACCGGACGGGATAACGCTGCCCCAGCCCGGCGTGCGGGTGAACGTCGTCGATACCACCGCTGCCGGAGACACTTTCACCGGAGCGCTCGCCGCGCACTGGCATGAGGGCCCGGAGATCGCGCTGGCCTGGGCGAGCACCGCGGGCGCGCTCGCGACCACGAAACTCGGCGCCAGCGCGTCGATTCCGACCCGCAGTGAGATCGAACGGCTGCTGTCGCGCTGA
- a CDS encoding IclR family transcriptional regulator translates to MSVALLPSAEARNPHTPMRANQTRNASAEVPVSMIERMTLILDAFDTSTPTLTLLGLVERTGLPRSTVHRILDQMIKLRWLAHTSGGYRLGMRTLELGGLTADHNEIRDAVSPLLHELSQRTGMVGHLAVLDGRDVVYLDKAGGRFASSLPTRLGGRMPAHATGVGKAMLACLEPNIAEAALRVRLPRLTPRTICEPEALSRELAQIRLRQGVAIDREEAVVGIACVAAPLRGRGTAPAALSLSGRADGMSYDRLARVVLEVAHEAGRTLFPRRAHWR, encoded by the coding sequence ATGTCCGTCGCACTGCTCCCCTCCGCGGAAGCTCGAAACCCTCATACCCCCATGCGCGCCAACCAGACTCGAAACGCCAGCGCCGAAGTCCCCGTCTCGATGATCGAGCGGATGACCCTGATCCTGGACGCGTTCGACACCTCCACCCCCACGCTCACCCTGCTCGGCCTGGTCGAGCGCACCGGGCTGCCGCGTTCCACCGTGCACCGCATCCTCGATCAAATGATCAAGCTGCGCTGGCTGGCACACACCTCCGGCGGCTACCGCCTGGGCATGCGCACTCTCGAACTCGGCGGACTCACCGCTGATCACAACGAGATTCGCGATGCCGTCAGCCCGCTGCTGCACGAATTGAGCCAGCGCACCGGCATGGTCGGCCACCTCGCGGTGCTCGACGGCCGCGATGTCGTCTACCTGGACAAGGCCGGCGGCCGCTTCGCCTCCAGCCTGCCCACCCGGCTCGGCGGCCGGATGCCCGCGCACGCAACGGGTGTCGGCAAGGCCATGCTCGCCTGTCTCGAGCCCAATATCGCCGAGGCCGCCCTGCGCGTGCGGCTGCCGCGCCTGACCCCGCGCACCATCTGCGAGCCGGAAGCGCTCTCGCGCGAACTCGCGCAGATCCGCCTGCGCCAGGGCGTCGCCATCGACCGCGAGGAAGCCGTCGTCGGAATCGCCTGTGTCGCAGCGCCGCTGCGGGGCCGCGGTACCGCACCGGCCGCCCTGTCGCTCTCGGGTCGCGCCGATGGCATGAGCTACGACCGGCTGGCCCGCGTTGTGCTCGAGGTCGCCCACGAGGCCGGGCGCACCCTGTTCCCGCGTCGTGCGCACTGGCGCTGA
- a CDS encoding ferredoxin--NADP reductase, giving the protein MTVTDIEPNAASLDREAVELEVDAVLESAQASGIASVRVVRVVRETEDAVSIELAPEAAHAERFSYKPGQFLTLCIPSELTGSVSRCYSLSSAPHEDGPLKVTVKRTVEGYGSNWLCDNATEGMSLDVLPPAGLFTPGSLDTDLLLFGGGSGITPVLSILKSALAQGSGHVTLIYANQHENAVIFREELAELAAAHPDRLLVLHWLQSVQGLPRVEQLAALAKPWAAREVFVCGPGPFMDAVSAAMTSLGAERKRVHVEKFVSLSGNPFETETTAVDMEAAAEAGDNATAQVELDGENHEITWPRQQTLLDVLLAKGLEAPYSCREGACSACVCRVVSGEVTMRRNEVLEDADLEDGYVLACQAVPVTDNVSVTYS; this is encoded by the coding sequence ATGACCGTGACAGACATCGAACCTAATGCCGCGTCGCTCGACCGCGAAGCGGTAGAGCTCGAGGTCGATGCCGTGCTGGAGTCCGCGCAGGCGAGTGGGATCGCGTCGGTGCGGGTGGTGCGCGTGGTGCGGGAGACCGAGGATGCGGTGTCGATCGAGCTGGCGCCGGAGGCGGCGCATGCCGAGCGGTTCTCCTATAAGCCGGGCCAGTTTCTGACACTGTGCATTCCGAGCGAGCTGACCGGGTCGGTGAGCCGCTGCTATTCGCTCTCCAGCGCGCCGCACGAGGACGGGCCGCTGAAGGTCACCGTCAAGCGGACGGTCGAGGGCTACGGCTCGAACTGGTTGTGCGACAACGCCACCGAGGGCATGTCCCTCGATGTGCTGCCGCCCGCCGGACTGTTCACGCCGGGCTCCCTCGATACCGATCTGCTGCTGTTCGGCGGCGGCAGCGGTATCACCCCGGTGCTGTCGATTCTGAAGTCGGCGCTGGCGCAGGGCTCCGGCCACGTCACGCTGATCTACGCCAATCAGCACGAGAATGCGGTCATCTTCCGCGAGGAACTGGCGGAACTGGCAGCGGCGCACCCGGATCGGCTGCTGGTGCTGCACTGGTTGCAGTCGGTGCAGGGCCTGCCGCGCGTCGAACAGCTTGCCGCACTGGCGAAACCGTGGGCGGCACGCGAGGTGTTCGTCTGCGGGCCCGGACCGTTCATGGACGCGGTCAGCGCCGCCATGACCTCACTCGGCGCGGAGCGCAAGCGCGTCCATGTCGAGAAGTTCGTCTCGCTCTCGGGCAACCCGTTCGAGACCGAGACCACCGCGGTCGATATGGAGGCCGCCGCCGAGGCCGGTGACAATGCCACCGCCCAGGTCGAACTCGATGGCGAAAACCACGAAATCACCTGGCCACGGCAGCAGACACTGTTAGATGTGCTGCTCGCCAAGGGGCTGGAAGCGCCCTACTCGTGCCGCGAAGGCGCGTGCAGCGCCTGCGTGTGCCGGGTGGTCTCCGGCGAAGTCACCATGCGGCGCAATGAAGTTCTCGAAGACGCCGACCTGGAAGACGGCTATGTGCTGGCCTGCCAGGCGGTTCCGGTGACCGACAACGTCTCCGTCACCTATTCCTGA
- a CDS encoding LLM class flavin-dependent oxidoreductase, with the protein MNQPNATPAGPTRFGFFIAPYHPLDGNPTLQIQRDLELVELADRLGYAEAWVGEHHSAGMEIIAAPEVFLAAAAQRTQQIRLGTGVNSLPYHQPMMLADRLALADHLSKGRMMMGIGPGQLASDAAMMGVPPARQREMMHESLEALAPLLRGEVVSAKTDWFELNDARLQLLPYQQDGIELAVASTISPSGAVLAGKHGAGLLSLAASDPSGYEALMPNWKVYEQTMAANGHTVDRAKWRLVAPMHIAETREQARREAEWGVGHLVDYMKRLSGMEMPWGDTAAAAVEQWTGPGFPSFGRATIGTPDDAIATIEALTEQSGGFGTFLVLGLNVADWDATQRSARLFAEHVIPHFTRANRNREASLNWANDNSERFMTGLRAGIEAAFEKHGQALAAALQPEEGN; encoded by the coding sequence TTGAACCAGCCCAACGCGACACCTGCCGGACCCACTCGCTTCGGCTTCTTCATCGCGCCGTATCACCCGCTCGACGGCAATCCCACCCTGCAGATCCAGCGGGATCTGGAACTGGTGGAACTGGCCGACCGGCTCGGTTATGCCGAAGCCTGGGTCGGTGAACATCATTCCGCCGGAATGGAAATCATCGCCGCCCCCGAGGTATTCCTGGCTGCCGCCGCGCAGCGCACCCAGCAGATCCGGCTGGGCACCGGCGTGAATTCGCTGCCGTACCACCAGCCCATGATGCTCGCCGACCGGCTCGCGCTGGCCGATCATCTCAGCAAGGGCCGCATGATGATGGGCATCGGTCCCGGTCAGCTGGCCTCCGACGCCGCCATGATGGGGGTGCCGCCGGCCCGGCAGCGCGAGATGATGCACGAATCGCTCGAGGCGCTCGCGCCGCTGCTGCGCGGTGAGGTGGTCAGTGCCAAGACGGACTGGTTCGAGCTGAACGACGCCCGTCTGCAACTGCTGCCGTATCAGCAGGACGGCATAGAACTGGCTGTGGCATCGACGATTTCGCCGTCCGGTGCGGTGCTGGCCGGTAAGCACGGCGCGGGGCTGCTTTCACTGGCGGCCTCCGACCCGAGCGGGTACGAGGCGCTCATGCCGAACTGGAAGGTCTACGAGCAGACCATGGCCGCCAACGGCCATACCGTCGATCGCGCCAAGTGGCGGCTCGTCGCGCCCATGCATATCGCGGAGACTCGCGAGCAGGCCAGGCGCGAAGCCGAATGGGGCGTAGGACATCTCGTCGATTACATGAAGCGGCTCAGCGGTATGGAGATGCCGTGGGGCGATACCGCCGCGGCGGCCGTCGAGCAGTGGACCGGGCCCGGGTTCCCGTCCTTCGGCCGCGCCACCATCGGCACCCCCGACGATGCCATCGCCACCATCGAGGCCCTCACCGAGCAGTCCGGCGGCTTCGGCACCTTCCTGGTGCTCGGCCTCAATGTCGCGGACTGGGACGCCACCCAGCGTTCCGCGCGGCTGTTCGCCGAACACGTCATCCCGCACTTCACCCGCGCCAACCGCAATCGTGAGGCCTCGCTGAACTGGGCCAACGACAATAGCGAACGCTTCATGACCGGTCTGCGCGCCGGCATCGAAGCCGCCTTCGAAAAGCACGGCCAAGCCTTGGCCGCCGCACTGCAGCCCGAGGAAGGAAACTGA
- a CDS encoding flavin reductase family protein, producing MEPVLEVDRMPTEIDPTAFKAVLGRFASGVTVITAIDEGEPVGFACQSFASLSLEPPLVSFFPARTSSTWPRIRRAGRFCVNILADHQTEICRQLGRPGADKFAGVEWTGSENGSPLLTGALATIDCELHDEVDGGDHTVVIARVTGLNEHSEAAPLLFYRASFGRLADR from the coding sequence GTGGAACCGGTGCTGGAGGTGGATCGCATGCCTACGGAGATCGACCCGACCGCTTTCAAAGCAGTGCTCGGGCGGTTCGCCTCCGGGGTCACTGTGATCACCGCCATTGACGAGGGGGAGCCGGTCGGCTTCGCCTGCCAGTCCTTCGCATCGCTGTCCCTCGAACCGCCGTTGGTGAGCTTCTTCCCCGCCCGGACCTCGAGCACCTGGCCGCGCATTCGGCGCGCCGGGCGGTTCTGCGTGAACATTCTGGCCGATCATCAGACCGAGATCTGCCGCCAGCTCGGCCGCCCCGGCGCCGACAAGTTCGCGGGCGTCGAGTGGACCGGCTCGGAGAACGGGTCGCCACTGCTCACCGGGGCCCTGGCAACGATCGACTGCGAACTGCACGACGAGGTCGACGGCGGTGACCACACGGTGGTGATCGCCCGGGTGACCGGCTTGAACGAGCACTCCGAGGCGGCACCGCTGCTCTTCTACCGCGCGAGCTTCGGACGTCTCGCAGACCGATAG
- a CDS encoding Rieske 2Fe-2S domain-containing protein: MTTTDGAVTEVRVIDAGAPPTRFARGWHCLGLADSFRDGKPHTVKAFGTEIVVFAAEDGTLNVLNAYCPHMGGNLADGTVKGDSLACPFHDWRWNGKGKCTGIPYARRVPPLARTKAWPTMVENKQLFVWNDPENKQPPAEAAIPRVDAAFDEQWTDWTWNSMIVDANCREVIDNVVDMAHFFYVHYGFPTFFKNVFEGHIASQYMTSVSREDMMGATAKALGGKNVLQSEASYYGPSYMIDYLKSESANGLVVEGYLINCHYPINENQFVLMYGAIAKKPEGVSPEQAAEIAEKFVGGLGKGFEQDANIWKRKSRINNPLLCEEDGPVYQLRRWYEQFYTDAADVTEEMTTRFEFEVDTTRAVTAWEAEVADNLAKRAEADAAAAQA; this comes from the coding sequence ATGACCACCACGGATGGTGCTGTCACGGAAGTGCGAGTCATCGATGCGGGCGCGCCGCCCACCCGATTCGCGCGCGGCTGGCACTGCCTGGGCCTGGCCGACTCCTTCCGGGACGGAAAGCCGCACACCGTCAAGGCGTTCGGCACCGAGATCGTGGTGTTCGCGGCCGAGGACGGCACCCTGAACGTGCTCAACGCGTACTGCCCGCATATGGGCGGAAACCTCGCCGACGGCACCGTCAAGGGTGATTCGCTGGCCTGTCCGTTCCACGATTGGCGCTGGAACGGCAAGGGCAAGTGCACCGGCATTCCGTACGCGCGCCGCGTACCGCCGCTGGCCCGCACCAAGGCGTGGCCGACCATGGTCGAGAACAAGCAGCTGTTCGTCTGGAACGATCCGGAGAACAAGCAGCCGCCGGCCGAGGCCGCGATTCCGCGCGTGGACGCCGCCTTCGACGAGCAGTGGACCGACTGGACCTGGAACTCCATGATCGTGGACGCCAACTGCCGCGAGGTCATCGACAATGTCGTGGATATGGCGCACTTCTTCTATGTGCACTACGGCTTCCCGACCTTCTTCAAGAACGTCTTCGAGGGCCATATCGCCAGCCAGTACATGACCTCGGTCTCGCGCGAGGACATGATGGGCGCGACCGCGAAAGCGCTGGGCGGCAAGAACGTACTGCAGTCCGAGGCCTCGTACTACGGCCCGTCCTACATGATCGACTACCTCAAGAGCGAGAGCGCGAACGGTCTGGTCGTCGAGGGCTACCTCATCAACTGCCACTACCCGATCAATGAGAACCAGTTCGTGCTCATGTACGGCGCGATCGCCAAGAAGCCCGAGGGCGTCTCGCCCGAACAGGCCGCGGAGATCGCGGAGAAGTTCGTCGGCGGACTCGGCAAGGGCTTCGAGCAGGACGCGAATATCTGGAAGCGCAAGTCGCGCATCAACAATCCGCTGCTGTGCGAGGAGGACGGGCCGGTCTACCAGCTGCGTCGCTGGTACGAGCAGTTCTACACCGATGCGGCCGACGTCACCGAGGAGATGACCACCCGCTTCGAATTCGAGGTGGACACCACCCGCGCGGTCACCGCCTGGGAGGCCGAGGTCGCCGACAATCTCGCCAAGCGCGCAGAAGCCGACGCCGCCGCGGCGCAGGCCTGA